The proteins below are encoded in one region of Syntrophales bacterium:
- a CDS encoding UpxY family transcription antiterminator, with translation MPWYAVHTRSRHEDKVHLGLLQKSFNVFLPKIEVWSKRKDRKKKIMVPMFPGYLFTEVFSLDNYTKVDVLKTFGVVRMLGKPNSHEPIPVPDEKIGAIQRLVESKVEIQHFQYPKAGEPALIMDGPFKGIEGIVVKIDYKKELFVVSIDLLQRAVAIQLKGFQIAKV, from the coding sequence ATGCCCTGGTATGCAGTACATACAAGAAGTCGTCATGAAGACAAAGTACATTTAGGTCTTCTTCAAAAATCCTTCAATGTTTTTTTACCCAAGATCGAGGTATGGAGCAAAAGAAAGGATCGAAAAAAGAAGATCATGGTACCGATGTTTCCCGGGTATCTGTTTACAGAAGTATTTTCCTTAGACAATTACACAAAAGTGGATGTTCTCAAGACCTTCGGCGTGGTCAGAATGCTGGGGAAACCAAACAGCCATGAACCGATACCTGTCCCAGATGAAAAGATAGGTGCCATACAGCGGCTCGTTGAATCAAAGGTAGAGATTCAGCACTTCCAGTATCCAAAGGCAGGTGAACCAGCCCTGATAATGGACGGCCCATTCAAAGGTATTGAAGGAATTGTAGTTAAGATTGACTATAAAAAGGAACTCTTCGTCGTATCTATTGACCTTCTTCAGCGGGCGGTGGCCATCCAGCTAAAAGGATTCCAGATCGCAAAAGTTTAA